The Microbacterium oleivorans genome contains the following window.
GGACGCCGAACGTCCAGATGAACGCGAGGAACCCGATGATCGAGACGATGTTGTTGACGATCGGCGACCACGCGAAGGGGCCGAAGACGCCGCGGGCGTTGAGGATCTCGCCCAGCAGGGCGTACATGCCGTAGAACAGCAGCTGCGGCAGGCACCAGTACGCGAACGCGAGGGTGAGCGCGGACGCTTCGGGGCCGAGGCGCGACCCGAACGCGAAGACCAGCAGGGGAGCGGCGGCGACGGCGATGACCGTCGTCACGAACAGCGCCGTGAGGCCCAGCGTGAGCAGCTTCGAGACGAATGCACTTCCCCCGTCGCGGTGCTTCGCGGCCTGGATGATCTGCGGCACGATCACTCCGGCGAGCAGTCCCGAGGAGATGATCGCGTAGATGTTGTTGGGCAGCTGGTTGGCGATCGCGAAGGCGTTGGCCGCACCGCCGGTGGCGCCGGTCGCGATCACCGGAAGTGCCGCGGCGAGGACGATGTTGCGCACGAGGCCCGTGAGGCGGGAGACGAGGGTTCCCGCGGCGACGACCGCTCCGGCTCGGCCGATACCGCTCACTCGATGTTCTCCTGGTTCTGGGATGCGGCATCCCCGTGCGCGGTCGCGGGAGAGCGGCGGCGACGCAGCTTCAGCACCGTGCGGACGACACCGCCGGCGAAGAGCACGACCACGATGACGATGATCGCCGTCACACCGACCGATTCCCACTCGGCACGAACGGTGAGGGCGATGGTCTCGGGTGCGCCGATCGGGACGGCGGCGGCGCTGCGCAGCTGGAGCTGCAGGGCGGTCTCGCCGCTGCCGACCCGCGCCTCCACCGGTACGTCGACGCGGGTGTTCTGCTGCGCGCCCGCCTCGACGGGGGTGACGTCCTGGACGATCAGGCGGGGATCACCGGTGTCGGCGAACAGCACCACCGAGACCGGCCACGGCAGGTCGTTGCGGACGGTGACCGAGATCGGGGCGCTCGTGGCCAGGAAGTTGATCGTGCCGGGATTGGCGATGCCGACGGCATCCAGTGTGTCGCGCGTCGCCTGCTCGTGGGCATCGACCGCGGTGCTCCACGCCGCCGCGTCGTCGAGCCAGGCGTTGCCGAGCAGCTGCAGGATGCCGGTGCGCTCGCGCGCCGTCAGCTGCGCGGGCTCGACGAGGGCGGTGGCGAAGGTGGCCAGGCGGTCCTCGTCCGACAGGAAGCGCTCCAGCGCCGCCACGCGCTCGGCGGCGGCCGGGACGTCGGCGACGGTCGCCGCCGCCCCCGCGGTGCCGCGGAGCTCGGCGAGCGAGATCGGGGAGGCGCCGGGAACGCTGTAGGCCGCGTTGACGGCGGCTCGGAGCGCGGCTCGGGAGGTCGACGTCGGCCGATCGACGGTCGCGACCACCGGGGCGTCGCCGGTGAGGACGAGCTTCGCCGTCGAAGCGGCGAGTGCGGTACCGCGCTCGGCCGCGTCGTCGAGGGCCGCGGCGGACGCGAGCTCGGTCGATGCGGAGGCGTCGTAGACCAGCAGCTCCGCACCACCCGCCGTGACGCGGGGCGCGCCCGGTGCGCCCGTGACCGTGTCGGACGATGCGAGCACGAGCGGCGCGGTGTCCGGAACCGGCGTGTCGGCCGGCTCGGTGGCCGCGGCGGACTCCGCGGCCGCCGCGGCCTGCGCCGACACGGTCGTGACGACGTCGGCGCCCGCGCTTCCCGAGGCGGGCCAGAAGACCTGACGACGCGTGGTGGCGGCGGTGCCGACGGCCGTGAGGGCGGCGGTGTCCGGGACGGCGGCGGGAGAGCTCGAGCCGGCGGCGGGGGCGAAGTCCGCGAGGTCGGCGTACGGCTCCAACGTGGTCGGTTGCAGCGTGGACGGGAGGCCCGCGTGCACTTGAGTCGACAGGTCGGCGTCGCCGAACTGCAGGGCGAAGCGCTCGTTCGGCAGGCCCATCAGGGTCGTCAGCCACGCGGTGGCCGACGCCGGCGCGCTCGATCCCAGGACCCGGATCGAGGCGGTGATCGCGGGGTCCACCGCCAGGACGGCGGGCGTGCCGGTGACGGCATCCAGCGCCGCGGTCAGCGCGCCGTCCTCGGCGGTCAGCTGGGACAGCTCATCGGCGGTGATGATGCCGGTCGTGCGGGGGCCCGCGGTGATCGGCACGATGACGGCCACCGATCGGGCGGGCTGATCGGGTCGGGGCACCGTGATGAGCGTGCGCGACTGCCCGCCGGGACCGGTCACCACGATCGGGTAGACCCCGGGTGCGAGATCGGCGAGGGCACTGTCGGCGGCGGACACCGGTACGCTCGTGCCGCGCTCCTCACCGGCGGCGAGCTCGGGCACGTCCGTGCGCGCGATCTCTTCGCCGCCGGGTTCGTCAGCCTCGGTGTCGTCCGGACGCAGCCAGTCGTCGACCGCCTGCTGGGAGGTCAACGGCGTGCGCGAGAGCGCGACGGTCACGGGGCCTGCCGCGAGCGACCGCGAGGTCTCGTTGCGCTGCGTCACCGTGAAGACGGCGTCCGACCCGGTCGGCACGAGCCCGGCTCCGGTGGGAGCGGCGGTGAGTGAGGCCGTTCCGACCTCGCTCGGCGACGGTGTCGGCGACGGCGTGGTGTCGGCGGTGGCGGCGTCGACGCCCATCAGCGGAACGAGGGCGATGACGACAGCGGCAGCCCAGGCGACCACGCGGGCACCGCGACGACCGCGGCGTGCGCGGGCGGTGGCGGTGGGAGTCACGGTCATGGCGGAGTTCTCGACCCTGCCGGCGGAGGGGGAGGGTCGCACAGAGTCTAGGGCGGCGCCGCTGTGCGTCATCCGAGGCGGGCCGGGCCGCTCGGCTATTGCTCTGCCCGGGCACGGGCCGGCAGGGTTGAATGGACGGGTGAACCTCGATCCCGACCCTCGCGGGTGCGCCGCGCTCCGCTCCGACCTGGATGCCGCGGGCTATCGCGCCGACGCGGTGCGCGAGCTGTGGGGTGCGATGGTCGACACCGCGGTCGGCCACGGCCTCACCGAGCCCGCGCATCGCGCGCTCGCGGGGCGCACCGATGCCCTCGGCACGTTGGCCGCGCTGCTCTTCCTGGGCAGCCCGACGTCGCGCGCCCGCGTCGCGGACGCGCTTCCCACCCTCGGCGAGCAGGGGCTCGTCGATCTCGGTCTCGCGCACGTCGAGGGCGACCTCGTCCTGCCCGACGCGCTCGTGCGTCCGCAAGACATCTCCGATACCGCCGGCGAGGGACACTGGTGGATCGCGAGCGATCTCGACGAGGCGGCCGTCGGCGGCCCGCTGCCGACCGGTCACGTCCTGGGGGTCGGCGGTGCGTCGCTCACGCTCGCCGGGCTGCAGCTCACCGCGCCGGTCGGCCGCGTGCTCGACATCGGCACGGGGTGCGGCATCCAGGCCCTGCGCGCGCGGCGCGGCGCGGACACGGTGATCGCCACCGACGTGTCGGAGCGGGCACTGCGTTTCACGCGCATGAACGCGCTCATCAACGGCGTCGACGGCATCGAGACACGCCTGGGCAGCCTGTTCGAACCCGTCGTCGGTGAGCAGTTCGAGCGGGTCGTGTCGAACCCTCCGTTCGTGATCACGCCGCGTACCGAGGGCGTCCCGGCCTACGAGTACCGCGACGGCGGGATGGCGGGCGACGATCTCGTCGCCGCGTTCGTGCGCCAGGTCGGCGAGGTGCTCGCCCCGGGCGGCGTCGCGCAACTGCTCGGCAACTGGGAGTACCACAATGCCGACGACGGTCTGGACCGGGTGCGCGCATGGGTCGCGGAGTCACCCGTGCCGCTGGACGCCTGGGTCGTCGAACGCGAACGGCTCGATCCGCTGGCCTACGCCGAGCTCTGGGTGCGCGACGGCGGCACGGCACCGGGTTCGCCTGCGTACGCCCCGCTCGTGCAGGCCTGGCTCGACGACTTCGCCGAGCGCGGAGTGACGGCCGTCGGCTTCGGCTACATCACGCTGCACCGCGCGCACGTCATCCCGACCCTGGCTCGGTACGAGCGCATCACCGGCACCATCGCCGGAGCCCTCGGGCCGCACCTGGGCGATGCGCTCGGCGCCTGGCAGCGGGAGTCGAGCATGACCGACGCCGAGCTCGACGCCGCCGTGCTGCGGGTCGCACCCGACGTCACCGAGGCGCGGCACCACGTTCCCGGCGCCGCCGATCCGCAGGTGATCGAGCTGCGGCAGGGCGCGGGCTTCGGACGTGCGCTCGAGGTCGACCCGGCCCTCGCGGCGCTCGTGGGAGCCAGCGACGGCGATCTGCCGGTCGGTGTGCTCGTCGCAGCGATCGCCGACCTCCTCGAGGTCGACGCCGGCGCACTGCGCGCCGATCTGCTGCCCCGCGTGCGCGAGCTGCTGTTCACAGGATTTCTCCGCTTCATTGATTGACCCCCGAGCCCACCGGGCGAGTGCACGGCTTGACGGCGAGTGCACGGCTCGCTCGCGCGGGAAGGCCGTGCGGTCGACGGGATGCCGTGCACTCGCGGTCCGGGCCGGTCGGCCAGGCACGGGGGCTCGGGGGAGGGGTGACCATCGCGGGTAGGCTCGGAGGCATGCTGAACATGGCCGAGGGTGTCGCGCGCCTGGGCGCCCTGGCGGCATCCCCGGTCGTCGCAGCGCTCGCCGACGCCTTCGAGCGCGCCGGCTTCGAGCTGGCGATCGTCGGCGGTCCGGTGCGGGATGCGCTGCTGGGTCGCGCGACCAACGACCTCGACTTCACCACCAACGCCCGCCCCGACGACATCCTGGCCGTCGTCGAGCCCCTCGCCACCGCGACGTGGGACATCGGCCGCGCCTTCGGCACCATCGGCGCGAAGGTGCGCGGTGAGCAGGTCGAGATCACGACCTACCGGGCCGACAGCTACGACGGTGTCACCCGCAAGCCCACCGTCGAGTTCGGCGACACCCTCGACCAGGACCTCGCGCGCCGCGACTTCACGGTCAACGCGATGGCGCTGCGCATCCCGGGCCCGGCGCTCGTCGACCCCACCGGGGGAGTCGAGGATCTCGTGGCGGCCCGGCTGCGCACACCCGGCGACCCCGCCGTCAGCTTCGGAGACGACCCGCTGCGGATGCTGCGGGCCGCGCGGTTCGCGTCGCAGCTGGGTTTCACGGTGGATCCGGTCACCGAGCAGGCGATGGCCGAGCTGCGCGAGACCCTCGCGATCGTCAGCCCGGAGCGCGTGCAGGGTGAACTCGTCAAGCTGCTGCGCACCGACGACCCCGACCGCGGAATCCGCCTGCTCGTCGACACGGCGCTGATGGAGCTCGTACTGCCCGAGGTGCCGGCGCTGCGTCTCGAGATCGACGAGCACCACCATCACAAGGACGTGTACGAGCACTCGCTGACGGTGCTCCGCCAGGCGATCGAGCTCGAGCACGAGCGGCATCCGGGCGCCGAGCCGGACGTCGTGCTGCGTCTGGCGGCGCTGCTCCACGACATCGGCAAGCCGGCGACCCGCAAGCTCGAACCCGGCGGGGGAGTGAGCTTCCACCACCACGACCTCAAGGGCGCGCGGATGGCGCGCAAGCGCCTGCAGGCCCTGCGCTTCGACTCCGACACGATCTCGTCGGCGAGCCGGCTCGTCGAGCTGCATCTGCGATTCTTCGGCTACTCCGAGGGAGCGTGGACCGACTCGGCGGTTCGTCGTTACGTGCGCGACGCGGGCGACGAGCTCGAGCGCCTCCACATCCTCACGCGCGCCGACGTCACGACGCGCAACAAGCGCAAGGCCGCGCGTCTGAAGGCCGCCTACGACGACATCGAGCGTCGCATCGACGACCTCGCTGCGGCCGAGGAGCTCGGCGCGATGCGACCCGAGCTCGACGGGAACCGCATCCAGGAAGTGCTCGGCATCGGGCCGGGGCGAGAGGTGGGCGAGGCGTACCGGTTCCTGCTCGACATCCGGCTCGACGAGGGCATGATCGGGGCGGATGCCGCGGAGCAGCGGCTGCGCGCCTGGTGGGCTGCGCGCACCTGACCGTTCCGCCGGACGCGATGCGCTGACAGGATGACCGGGGGATGTTGCACGTGAAACATCGTGTCGACGGATTCACCCTCAGTTGTTCCGCACTGCCCGAGAGGATGACGGATCGTGAGCGATCGAGAACGCACGGAGCCGACCGGCGACGCACCGAGCCCGACGCTCGCGGCTCTGGCCGCGGCCCACGGCGTGGCGACGGAGTACTGGTCGTTCTCCGGGGAGCAGGTGCGGGTGCCGGCGACGACGCTGCGCGCGGTGCTGACCGCCATGGGAGCCGACGCCGCGGATGACGAGCGCGCCGCGGCGTCACTCGCCGAGGCGGAGGCGGGTCCGTGGCGCCGTCTGGTGCCGGCTTCCACGGTCATGCGCTCGGGAGACGGCGAGGTGGTCGTGCACGTCGCCGACGGGCACGACGTCGAGGTCGTGCTCGTGCTGGAGGACGGCTCGCTTCGACCCCTCTCGATCCCGGAGCAGCAGCCGATCGCGCGCACCGTAGACGGGCTCACCCGCTGGCGGGTGCGTATTCCGATTCCGGCAGATGTGCCCCTCGGTTGGCATACGCTGCAGGCGCGACAGCACGGCGGGAGCGCCGACGTGCACGCACGTGGCGCAGTCATCGTGACGCCGTCGAGACTCTCGCTCCCCTCCGCCGACCCGGGACAGCGAGCATGGGGACTCATTGCCCAGCTGTACTCCGTGCGCTCCCGCCGGTCGTGGGGTCTCGGCGATTTCGCCGATCTCGCCGATCTCGCGGCCGTGGCCGGAGAGGCGGGCGCCGATTACCTGCTCATCAACCCCGTCCACGCCGCAGAGGTGACGACGCCGATCGAGGCGTCGCCCTACCTGCCCTCATCGCGACGATTCCTCGCCCCTCTGTACATCCGGCCCGAGCTCATTCCCGAAACGGCATACCTCTCCGGCGCCGCCCGCGAACGACTGTCGCGGCTGCACCGGGATGCCGCTGCGGCGAACTCGGATCCCGACCGCATCGATCGCGACGTCGTGTGGGCGGCCAAGCGCGAAGCGCTGGAGCTCATCCACGGGGTCGAGCTCGCGCCGTCCCGGCGCGCCGAGCGCGACGCCTTCGCGCGTCGGGAGGGTGCGGCGCTGGCCGACTTCGCGCTGTGGTGCGCGGTGCGCGAGCACGAGGCCGAGTCGGGTGAGCGGCTGCCGGCCGGCATCGCCATCGACGATCCCGCCGTCATCGAGCTCCGCGACACGCTGGCCGACCGCATCGCGTTCCACGTCTGGCTGCAGTGGGTCGTCGACGAGCAGCTCGGCGCCGCGGCGTCCGCGGCACGCGCCGCCGGGATGCGCATCGGGATCATGCACGATCTCGCGGTCGGTGTCTCGACCGTCGGTTCGGATGCCTGGTCGCTGCGAGACCTCTACGCTCCCGGCGTCGTCGTCGGAGCCCCACCCGACATGTACAACCAGCAGGGGCAGAACTGGAATCAGCCGCCGTGGCTGCCCGCGGGCCTGGCCGAGGCGGGGTACGCGCCGCTGCGCGACATGATCCGATCGCTGCTCCGCCACGCGGGCGCGCTGCGCATCGATCACATCCTCGGCTTCTTCCGGCTGTGGTGGATCCCCGACGGCCTCGGACCGGGCGAGGGCACGTACGTGCGGTACGACCACGACGCCATGATCGGCGTGCTGGCCCTCGAGGCGCATCGCGCCGGTGCGGTGATCATCGGGGAGGACCTGGGGCTCGTCGAGCCGTGGGTGCGTGACTACCTCGCCGCGCGCGGCATCCTCGGCACCTCCGTCCTGTGGTTCGAGAGCGACGACGACGACGGCCCCCTCGCCCCCGAGCGGTATCGCACCGACGTGCTCGCCACCGTCAACACGCATGATCTGCCTCCGACCGCGGGATACCTCGAGGGCGAGCACGTCGCCTTGCGGGCACGCCTCGGGCTGCTGACCCGATCGGTGGACGACGAGCGCGCGGACTTCGAGCGGGAACGCGATCGGATGCTCGACGAGTTGCGCTCGCGGGGGTTGATCGGCGCGAACGCGAGTGAGCAGGAGGTCGTCGAGGCGCTCCACGTGTTCCTCGCCGCTTCGCCGTCGCGTCTGCTCGGCGTCTCGCTCGTCGACGCGGTCGGAGAGAAGCGCGTGCAGAATCAGCCCGGCACCGACGATGAGTACCCGAACTGGCGGGTGCCGCTCGCGGATGCCGACGGGAACGTCGTGCTGCTCGACGACCTTCCCGCGTCACCGCGGTTCCGCTCTCTCGTCGAGGTCGTGGAGCGGAGCGTGCGGGGGCAGCCGTAGGGGTGCGCCCGGGGGCTTGTCAACCCGGTACGTGCCGCACCCCTCGTCGAACGTACGGTCGGGGCGTCGAACGAGAGGAGACGCCATGGACGACACTGCGTCGATCATGAGGGCGAAGTACCCGCGGTCGATCGTCGCGGGGCCCTACGGGCACCCGTTCCATGCGATCGCCATCATCCTGCCGATCGGCGCCTGGGTGTCGGCATCCGTGTTCGATGTCATCTCCGTCGTCGGCGACGATCCTGGCGTATTCGCGCTGGGGGCACGCATCCTCGTCGCCCTCGGCCTGCTCGGAGCCGTCGTGGCGGCGGTGCTCGGCCTGATCGACTGGAGCGCGATCCCGAAGGGCACGCCTGCCCGGGCCACCGGGCTGACGCACATGGTGCTCAATCTGATCGCGATGGCCATCTTCACGGGCAGTCTCCTCCTGCGTCTGGATGCCGACGGGGTCCCCACCCTTGCGATGATCGCGAGCTTCGTCGGGCTCGCGCTGCTCGCCGCGTCCGGCTGGCTGGGAGGCAAGCTCGCGCACACCTACGGGGTTCGGGTGGCCACCGAGACGACCCAGGCCGAGGGTCTCGAGTCGTTGCCCTGACCGACGCGGCTCCGCCGACGGATCCGTTCCGAGCACACCCCACACCTGTCGCGCGCTCTCGCCGAGGAGACACCATGACCGATCCAGACCCCCGCCCCGACAAGCGGCCCCTCACCCCGCTGGCCGGGCCCTACGGACATCCGTTCCATCCCATCGCCGTCACCATACCGATCGGGGCGTGGATCGCGAGCTTCGTGTTCGACATCGTCGGCCTGATCGTGGCCGATCCCACCCCCTACGCCGTCGGATCGCGGGTGCTGATCGGCATCGGCCTCGTGGGAAGTGTCGTGGCGATCGTCCTCGGCATCCTGGACTACCTGCGCATCCCCGACCGGACGCGTTCCTCGAGCACAGCCACCGTCCACATGGGGCTCAACTTCGTTGTGTGCGGCGCCTACCTGTTCCAGCTCTTCCTGCGCACCTCGACCGACGACATCCCCGTCGCGGGCGTCGTCTTCAGCGCACTGAGCCTGCTGACGCTGAGCGCCTCGGGATGGCTCGGCGGCAAGCTCGCCTACCGGTACGGCGTGCGGGTGGCGCACGAGTCGAAACAGGCCGAGGGGTATCGACGCCGCTAGCATCCTCGGCATGAGCGACGACGAGACCGCGGCATCGGTCGTCCCGGGCCTGAGCCCCGAGCGGACCAAAGCCTTCGTGGACGCGGTCGTCGCCATCGCGATGACCTTGCTGATCCTCCCGCTCATGGACAGCGTCAGCGACAGTGCGAGCAACGACCGCACCACCGCGCAGTGGCTCGCCGAGCAGAGCGGGCAGTTGCAGAGCTTCATCATCAGCTTCGTGCTCATCGCGATGTTCTGGTCGCTCCACCATCGACTCTTCGTGTGGGTGCAGCGCATCTCGTCGGGACTGCTCTGGATCACGCTGGCGTGGATGCTCACGATCGTGTGGATGCCGGTCGTCACCGCCCTCACCGGGCAGGTGGCCGATGATCCGCTCCAGAAGATCCTCTACATCGGCACGCTGGTGCTCGCCAGCGCCGTGCTGCTGACGACGCGGATCCACCTCATGCGGCATCCCGAGCTGCACCGCGCGTCGCTGACGGACCTGCGCACCGGCATGTCGGTGGACATCGCCATGATCGCGCTGTTCGTCGCGGCGCTCGCCATCGCGATCGTCTTCCCGACGCTCGGCTATCTCGGGTTGTTCGTCATGTTCCTGACCGGGCCCGTGCAGAGCCTCGTGGCCCGGATGCTGCGCTGAGCGCGCCGCCGGGTCATGGCCCGGTGGCGAGTACCTCGACGGCCGTCTCGACGGCGTCGACCGTGGTCGTGGCGTGGACGCTGAGACGGACCCGGTCCGGTCCGTGCTGCGTGGCGGTGACATCGGCATCGGCGAGCCGGGCGACGGCTGACGGGGCACCCGCCGCTGGCACGTTCGCGACGACGATGCCCGCGCGTTCGTCGCGCCGCGTCGGAGAGAGCACGGCCACTCCCGCCGCGAGGAGAGCCGTGATCAGGTGCTCGGTCGTCGCGGCGATCCGCGCCTCGATCGCGGGCACCCCCACGGATTCGATCAGCTCGAGCGCGGCGGCGAGGGCGCCGGAGGCGAACGGCGACGCATGGGTCACCGACAGACGCTGC
Protein-coding sequences here:
- a CDS encoding DUF2231 domain-containing protein, producing MTDPDPRPDKRPLTPLAGPYGHPFHPIAVTIPIGAWIASFVFDIVGLIVADPTPYAVGSRVLIGIGLVGSVVAIVLGILDYLRIPDRTRSSSTATVHMGLNFVVCGAYLFQLFLRTSTDDIPVAGVVFSALSLLTLSASGWLGGKLAYRYGVRVAHESKQAEGYRRR
- a CDS encoding DUF2231 domain-containing protein produces the protein MDDTASIMRAKYPRSIVAGPYGHPFHAIAIILPIGAWVSASVFDVISVVGDDPGVFALGARILVALGLLGAVVAAVLGLIDWSAIPKGTPARATGLTHMVLNLIAMAIFTGSLLLRLDADGVPTLAMIASFVGLALLAASGWLGGKLAHTYGVRVATETTQAEGLESLP
- the malQ gene encoding 4-alpha-glucanotransferase, producing the protein MSDRERTEPTGDAPSPTLAALAAAHGVATEYWSFSGEQVRVPATTLRAVLTAMGADAADDERAAASLAEAEAGPWRRLVPASTVMRSGDGEVVVHVADGHDVEVVLVLEDGSLRPLSIPEQQPIARTVDGLTRWRVRIPIPADVPLGWHTLQARQHGGSADVHARGAVIVTPSRLSLPSADPGQRAWGLIAQLYSVRSRRSWGLGDFADLADLAAVAGEAGADYLLINPVHAAEVTTPIEASPYLPSSRRFLAPLYIRPELIPETAYLSGAARERLSRLHRDAAAANSDPDRIDRDVVWAAKREALELIHGVELAPSRRAERDAFARREGAALADFALWCAVREHEAESGERLPAGIAIDDPAVIELRDTLADRIAFHVWLQWVVDEQLGAAASAARAAGMRIGIMHDLAVGVSTVGSDAWSLRDLYAPGVVVGAPPDMYNQQGQNWNQPPWLPAGLAEAGYAPLRDMIRSLLRHAGALRIDHILGFFRLWWIPDGLGPGEGTYVRYDHDAMIGVLALEAHRAGAVIIGEDLGLVEPWVRDYLAARGILGTSVLWFESDDDDGPLAPERYRTDVLATVNTHDLPPTAGYLEGEHVALRARLGLLTRSVDDERADFERERDRMLDELRSRGLIGANASEQEVVEALHVFLAASPSRLLGVSLVDAVGEKRVQNQPGTDDEYPNWRVPLADADGNVVLLDDLPASPRFRSLVEVVERSVRGQP
- a CDS encoding DUF6049 family protein — protein: MTVTPTATARARRGRRGARVVAWAAAVVIALVPLMGVDAATADTTPSPTPSPSEVGTASLTAAPTGAGLVPTGSDAVFTVTQRNETSRSLAAGPVTVALSRTPLTSQQAVDDWLRPDDTEADEPGGEEIARTDVPELAAGEERGTSVPVSAADSALADLAPGVYPIVVTGPGGQSRTLITVPRPDQPARSVAVIVPITAGPRTTGIITADELSQLTAEDGALTAALDAVTGTPAVLAVDPAITASIRVLGSSAPASATAWLTTLMGLPNERFALQFGDADLSTQVHAGLPSTLQPTTLEPYADLADFAPAAGSSSPAAVPDTAALTAVGTAATTRRQVFWPASGSAGADVVTTVSAQAAAAAESAAATEPADTPVPDTAPLVLASSDTVTGAPGAPRVTAGGAELLVYDASASTELASAAALDDAAERGTALAASTAKLVLTGDAPVVATVDRPTSTSRAALRAAVNAAYSVPGASPISLAELRGTAGAAATVADVPAAAERVAALERFLSDEDRLATFATALVEPAQLTARERTGILQLLGNAWLDDAAAWSTAVDAHEQATRDTLDAVGIANPGTINFLATSAPISVTVRNDLPWPVSVVLFADTGDPRLIVQDVTPVEAGAQQNTRVDVPVEARVGSGETALQLQLRSAAAVPIGAPETIALTVRAEWESVGVTAIIVIVVVLFAGGVVRTVLKLRRRRSPATAHGDAASQNQENIE
- a CDS encoding TMEM175 family protein gives rise to the protein MSDDETAASVVPGLSPERTKAFVDAVVAIAMTLLILPLMDSVSDSASNDRTTAQWLAEQSGQLQSFIISFVLIAMFWSLHHRLFVWVQRISSGLLWITLAWMLTIVWMPVVTALTGQVADDPLQKILYIGTLVLASAVLLTTRIHLMRHPELHRASLTDLRTGMSVDIAMIALFVAALAIAIVFPTLGYLGLFVMFLTGPVQSLVARMLR
- a CDS encoding CCA tRNA nucleotidyltransferase encodes the protein MLNMAEGVARLGALAASPVVAALADAFERAGFELAIVGGPVRDALLGRATNDLDFTTNARPDDILAVVEPLATATWDIGRAFGTIGAKVRGEQVEITTYRADSYDGVTRKPTVEFGDTLDQDLARRDFTVNAMALRIPGPALVDPTGGVEDLVAARLRTPGDPAVSFGDDPLRMLRAARFASQLGFTVDPVTEQAMAELRETLAIVSPERVQGELVKLLRTDDPDRGIRLLVDTALMELVLPEVPALRLEIDEHHHHKDVYEHSLTVLRQAIELEHERHPGAEPDVVLRLAALLHDIGKPATRKLEPGGGVSFHHHDLKGARMARKRLQALRFDSDTISSASRLVELHLRFFGYSEGAWTDSAVRRYVRDAGDELERLHILTRADVTTRNKRKAARLKAAYDDIERRIDDLAAAEELGAMRPELDGNRIQEVLGIGPGREVGEAYRFLLDIRLDEGMIGADAAEQRLRAWWAART
- a CDS encoding DUF7059 domain-containing protein, yielding MNLDPDPRGCAALRSDLDAAGYRADAVRELWGAMVDTAVGHGLTEPAHRALAGRTDALGTLAALLFLGSPTSRARVADALPTLGEQGLVDLGLAHVEGDLVLPDALVRPQDISDTAGEGHWWIASDLDEAAVGGPLPTGHVLGVGGASLTLAGLQLTAPVGRVLDIGTGCGIQALRARRGADTVIATDVSERALRFTRMNALINGVDGIETRLGSLFEPVVGEQFERVVSNPPFVITPRTEGVPAYEYRDGGMAGDDLVAAFVRQVGEVLAPGGVAQLLGNWEYHNADDGLDRVRAWVAESPVPLDAWVVERERLDPLAYAELWVRDGGTAPGSPAYAPLVQAWLDDFAERGVTAVGFGYITLHRAHVIPTLARYERITGTIAGALGPHLGDALGAWQRESSMTDAELDAAVLRVAPDVTEARHHVPGAADPQVIELRQGAGFGRALEVDPALAALVGASDGDLPVGVLVAAIADLLEVDAGALRADLLPRVRELLFTGFLRFID